One region of Mycolicibacterium insubricum genomic DNA includes:
- the rplS gene encoding 50S ribosomal protein L19 encodes MNTLDFVDQASLRDDIPAFAPGDTVNVHVKVIEGSKERIQVFKGAVIRRQGGGVSETFTVRKESYGVGVERTFPVHSPNVDHIEVVTRGDVRRAKLYYLRELRGKKAKIKEKR; translated from the coding sequence ATGAACACGCTGGACTTCGTCGACCAGGCGTCGCTGCGCGACGACATCCCGGCCTTCGCGCCCGGCGACACCGTGAACGTGCACGTCAAGGTGATCGAGGGCAGCAAGGAACGTATCCAGGTGTTCAAGGGTGCGGTCATCCGCCGGCAGGGTGGCGGGGTCAGCGAGACCTTCACCGTCCGCAAGGAGAGCTACGGCGTCGGCGTCGAGCGCACCTTCCCGGTGCATTCGCCCAACGTCGACCACATCGAGGTCGTCACCCGCGGTGACGTCCGCCGCGCCAAGCTGTACTACCTGCGCGAACTGCGCGGCAAGAAGGCCAAGATCAAGGAGAAGCGCTGA
- a CDS encoding DUF2469 domain-containing protein, translated as MSAEDLEKYETEMELSLYREYKDIVGQFSYVIETERRFYLANSVELIPRNSDGEVYFELRLADAWVWDMYRPARFVKQVRVITFKDVNIEEVDKPELRLPE; from the coding sequence ATGAGCGCTGAGGATCTCGAAAAGTACGAAACCGAGATGGAGCTCTCGCTGTACCGCGAGTACAAGGACATCGTCGGACAGTTCAGCTACGTCATCGAGACCGAGCGCCGGTTCTACCTGGCAAACAGTGTCGAACTGATCCCGCGCAACTCCGACGGCGAGGTCTACTTCGAGCTGCGCCTGGCCGACGCCTGGGTGTGGGATATGTACCGCCCGGCGCGCTTCGTCAAGCAGGTACGGGTGATCACCTTCAAGGACGTCAACATCGAAGAGGTCGACAAGCCCGAGCTCAGGCTGCCGGAGTAG
- the lepB gene encoding signal peptidase I, which yields MTDASDPAEAGEHPEQADVDEPKADAAPEAEPAADEAAEPEKKKSTARELAVLTVLALAAYYIVLTFVARPYLIPSESMEPTLHGCQGCTGDRIVVDKVSYRFTSPHPGDVVVFKGPPSWNYGYKSIRSENAAVRMLQNTLSVIGFVPPDENDLVKRVIAVAGQTVQCRTNTGLTVDGKRLHEPYLDPATLGRDPATDPCLGPEFGPVTVPEGKIWVMGDNRTHSADSRAHCENSPDFLQTRIYCTGNPDHGTVPVANVIGKARFIAWPPGRWGGVITVNPQQGD from the coding sequence GTGACCGACGCGTCCGATCCGGCCGAGGCCGGCGAACACCCGGAACAGGCCGACGTCGACGAGCCGAAGGCAGACGCCGCCCCGGAGGCCGAACCGGCTGCCGATGAGGCCGCGGAACCGGAGAAGAAGAAGTCGACGGCACGCGAGCTTGCCGTTCTGACGGTGCTCGCCCTCGCGGCCTACTACATCGTGCTGACCTTCGTCGCGCGGCCGTATCTGATCCCGTCGGAATCCATGGAACCGACCCTGCACGGCTGCCAGGGCTGCACCGGGGACCGGATCGTCGTGGACAAGGTGAGCTACCGCTTCACCTCCCCGCACCCCGGCGATGTCGTCGTGTTCAAGGGCCCGCCGTCCTGGAACTACGGCTACAAGTCGATCCGCTCCGAGAACGCCGCCGTGCGGATGCTGCAGAACACGCTGTCGGTCATCGGGTTCGTCCCGCCCGATGAGAACGACCTGGTCAAGCGGGTTATCGCGGTCGCCGGACAAACCGTCCAGTGCCGCACCAACACCGGCCTGACGGTCGACGGCAAACGGCTCCACGAGCCGTACCTGGACCCGGCGACGCTGGGCCGCGACCCGGCGACCGACCCCTGCCTGGGTCCGGAGTTCGGGCCGGTCACCGTGCCCGAGGGCAAAATTTGGGTGATGGGCGACAACCGCACCCACTCTGCCGACTCGCGGGCGCACTGCGAGAACAGCCCCGACTTCCTGCAGACCCGGATCTACTGCACCGGCAACCCCGATCACGGCACCGTTCCGGTGGCCAATGTGATCGGCAAGGCCCGGTTCATCGCCTGGCCGCCCGGCCGCTGGGGTGGTGTCATCACGGTCAACCCGCAGCAGGGTGACTAG
- a CDS encoding YraN family protein: protein MSPPQRLTRAEIGAFGEQLAVDYLLECGLDILDRNWRCRWGEIDVIAQEYDGCTGSATVVFVEVKTRTGDGFGGVEQAVTDAKMRRLRRLAGVWLGGQQAGWSAIRLDVIGIRMRRGREPELSHIRAVG, encoded by the coding sequence ATGAGCCCACCGCAGCGACTCACCCGGGCCGAGATCGGCGCCTTCGGTGAACAACTGGCCGTCGACTACCTGCTGGAGTGCGGGTTGGACATCCTGGACCGCAACTGGCGATGCCGCTGGGGCGAAATCGACGTCATCGCACAGGAATACGACGGCTGTACCGGCTCGGCCACCGTCGTCTTCGTGGAGGTGAAGACCCGGACCGGCGACGGATTCGGGGGAGTGGAACAGGCCGTCACCGACGCGAAGATGCGCAGGCTGCGCCGGCTGGCCGGCGTCTGGCTGGGCGGGCAACAGGCAGGCTGGTCGGCCATCCGGCTCGATGTCATCGGGATCCGCATGCGTCGTGGTCGGGAGCCGGAGCTGTCCCACATCAGGGCGGTGGGGTGA
- a CDS encoding acyl-CoA thioesterase has protein sequence MTTASSLHNDLINALTLRSQPDGSWRAPYFSDGRGVVFGGQLLGQGIVAASHQMPDKRVHTVQTLFARGVRADEPADIRVVTMHEGRNIGSVTVSFVQDGRTCARMLVLLDAEEPDLVFYQIEMPDVDAPDPAVAQAHPLTAPETIIVGDVDVRDPALTGPANLQLWVRFPDAPADDPGLHRALVAHTTDGWSIATAMRPHPNLGQAMAHKTVSTAVLTQTLSFHGDLDAREWLLLDLETITSGGGRTHGRGNIFTADGRLVASFAQDALLRNFPQGQDPQGKQRTIF, from the coding sequence ATGACCACCGCTTCGTCACTGCACAACGACCTGATCAACGCGCTGACGTTGCGGTCGCAGCCCGACGGCAGTTGGCGGGCGCCCTATTTCAGTGACGGCCGGGGTGTGGTCTTCGGCGGACAGTTGCTCGGCCAGGGCATCGTCGCCGCGTCACACCAGATGCCGGACAAGCGCGTGCACACCGTGCAGACGCTGTTCGCGCGCGGCGTGCGGGCGGACGAACCGGCCGACATCCGCGTCGTGACCATGCACGAGGGGCGCAACATCGGCAGTGTGACCGTCAGTTTCGTGCAGGACGGACGCACGTGTGCCCGCATGCTGGTGCTGTTAGACGCCGAGGAGCCGGATCTGGTGTTCTACCAGATCGAGATGCCCGACGTCGACGCACCCGATCCCGCCGTCGCTCAAGCGCATCCACTGACCGCCCCGGAGACGATCATCGTCGGTGACGTCGACGTCCGCGACCCGGCGCTGACCGGACCGGCGAATTTGCAACTGTGGGTGCGCTTTCCCGATGCGCCCGCCGATGACCCCGGGCTGCACCGCGCGCTCGTCGCACACACCACCGACGGCTGGTCCATCGCGACCGCCATGCGGCCGCACCCGAATCTGGGACAGGCCATGGCGCACAAGACGGTATCGACGGCGGTCTTGACCCAGACGCTGAGCTTCCACGGCGACCTGGACGCCCGCGAGTGGCTGCTGCTGGATCTGGAGACGATCACCAGCGGCGGCGGGCGTACCCACGGGCGTGGCAACATCTTCACCGCCGACGGTCGACTGGTCGCCTCCTTCGCCCAGGATGCGTTGCTGCGCAACTTCCCCCAGGGCCAGGACCCGCAGGGCAAACAACGCACGATCTTTTGA
- a CDS encoding ribonuclease HII yields the protein MPAWPPRTVIRRSTGLRTLESALYRSGLGPVAGVDEVGRGACAGPLVVAACVLGADRRECLAALDDSKRLTERQRERLFPLIRRHALAYHVVFIEADEVDRLGVHVANIEGMRRAVAGLALRPGYVLSDGFRVPGLAVPSLPVIGGDAAAACIAAASVLAKVSRDRLMVAMDAQHPGYGFAEHKGYATATHTAALESLGPCPEHRFSYRNVAGAAQRRGVRARPDVAQAGG from the coding sequence GTGCCGGCCTGGCCGCCGCGCACCGTCATCCGCCGCTCGACGGGCCTGCGGACCCTCGAATCGGCGCTGTACCGCAGTGGGCTGGGCCCCGTCGCGGGCGTCGACGAGGTCGGCCGCGGCGCGTGCGCCGGACCGCTGGTGGTGGCCGCCTGTGTGCTCGGCGCCGACCGCCGGGAATGCCTGGCCGCGCTCGATGACTCCAAGAGGCTCACCGAACGGCAGCGGGAGCGGCTGTTCCCGCTGATCCGTCGGCACGCCCTGGCCTATCACGTGGTGTTCATCGAGGCCGACGAGGTGGACCGGCTCGGGGTGCACGTCGCCAACATCGAGGGGATGCGCCGCGCGGTGGCCGGCCTGGCGTTGCGGCCCGGTTACGTGCTGTCCGACGGCTTCCGGGTGCCCGGGTTGGCGGTGCCGTCGCTGCCGGTGATCGGTGGTGACGCCGCTGCTGCGTGCATCGCGGCGGCCAGTGTGCTGGCCAAGGTGAGCCGGGACCGGCTGATGGTCGCCATGGATGCTCAACACCCCGGCTACGGGTTCGCCGAACACAAGGGTTACGCCACCGCCACCCACACCGCGGCGCTGGAGAGCCTCGGGCCGTGCCCCGAGCACCGGTTCTCCTACCGCAACGTGGCCGGGGCTGCGCAGCGTCGGGGCGTTCGGGCGCGCCCTGACGTCGCGCAGGCCGGTGGATGA
- a CDS encoding tyrosine-type recombinase/integrase, giving the protein MAENLSGRPVLDGLRVQKVVFSTGQMAFTIVEPDGHVHEAADRYLKTFTVGTARTYAYMLVDHLRWLRREGLTIETVSAAHLSRYMAALGAKFRGPYGTPWRAGKKPYSQSALVTAASCLKGFYVHLGSRGTRRDLATELNQTRLPTKLDRRRKFLGHTVSGVSGNPLSPSRSVRRHPKLPPQHARETLVAAALTARDRMAITWLADGGFRVGELCGLHLVDLHLRANAVCGQCKSRHVHICHRELNPNGSRVKTKVDWTLSDGVVIGGAIRRVSPAMVHSYFEYMTTEYPPNADHGMLFVQLHGAQSGGPWAASALRGMLARTSHRAGIGLVKPHALRHQFATDVLSAAGGNALIARDAGGWASASTVEEIYGHVDVDDPVFSSALERVWRENER; this is encoded by the coding sequence GTGGCAGAGAACTTGAGTGGTCGGCCAGTTTTGGACGGCTTGCGGGTCCAGAAGGTCGTTTTCAGCACTGGTCAAATGGCGTTCACCATCGTCGAGCCGGATGGGCATGTGCACGAGGCGGCCGATCGCTATCTGAAGACGTTCACCGTCGGTACAGCCAGGACTTATGCGTACATGCTGGTCGATCACCTGCGATGGCTCAGAAGGGAAGGCCTGACTATTGAAACCGTCAGCGCTGCTCACCTTTCGCGCTATATGGCTGCGCTCGGCGCTAAGTTTCGTGGGCCCTACGGCACCCCGTGGCGGGCCGGCAAGAAGCCGTACTCGCAGAGCGCCCTTGTTACGGCTGCGTCTTGTCTCAAGGGCTTCTATGTGCATCTCGGGTCGCGTGGAACTCGTCGCGACCTCGCGACGGAACTGAACCAAACGCGACTGCCAACAAAGTTGGACAGGCGAAGAAAATTTCTGGGGCATACCGTCTCCGGCGTAAGTGGAAATCCGCTTTCACCATCCCGAAGTGTCCGCCGTCATCCGAAGCTTCCCCCTCAACACGCCCGTGAAACCCTGGTTGCCGCAGCGCTGACTGCCCGCGATCGCATGGCGATCACCTGGCTTGCTGATGGCGGGTTTCGAGTGGGGGAGCTTTGCGGCCTTCACTTGGTGGATCTACATCTCCGCGCGAATGCTGTTTGCGGTCAATGCAAATCCAGACATGTCCATATCTGCCACAGGGAACTCAACCCCAATGGGAGTCGTGTCAAGACCAAGGTTGATTGGACTCTCAGTGATGGGGTCGTAATCGGTGGGGCAATTCGCAGAGTCAGCCCCGCGATGGTCCACTCGTACTTCGAATACATGACGACCGAATACCCGCCGAACGCGGACCACGGCATGCTCTTCGTGCAGTTGCACGGCGCACAAAGTGGCGGACCATGGGCCGCCTCCGCGCTTCGCGGAATGCTTGCGCGGACGAGTCATCGAGCTGGTATCGGCCTCGTTAAGCCGCACGCTTTGCGGCATCAATTCGCTACAGACGTTCTGAGTGCAGCTGGGGGTAACGCGCTTATCGCACGAGATGCGGGCGGCTGGGCTTCGGCCTCAACGGTTGAGGAAATCTATGGCCACGTCGATGTCGACGACCCAGTTTTTTCTAGCGCCTTGGAGCGCGTATGGCGGGAGAATGAACGTTGA